ATTTTTTGCGGCTGTTTTTTTTGGTAGATTCCTGTGCTTGTAATGACACTGGCAGGTTTTCGCCTGCTCCTTTTCTTTAATCTCTTGCTGAAGACATTCTGCCATGACTGCAAGGTTTTAGAAGTCCAGATCCACATCCCACTGGTAATGCCCACAATTAATAACATAAATATTTTGACCATGAATATTTCTATTGCTGGGATAGAGTTTGTCATTGTACAATCCAGAGTCTTAGTTTGACTGTTCATTTTACACTTATCTTGTGTGGCCAGTATTTTCCAGTAATCCATGTTAAGTCGCTCATAGAAGTAACAAGCAATGACACAAGTGGCCGGGACTGTGTATAGGACAGAAAATACCCCAATCCTGACCATTAGTTTCTCCAGCTTGTCAGTATTTTCCCCTCCTGTTTTCATCACTTTCCTGATGTGGAAAAGAGCTACAAACCCAGACAGGATAAAAGAAGTTCCTATAATGAGGTAACAGGCCAAGGGAATAAGCACAAAGCCAGTCAGGGCATTGACATCCATGCTTCCAACATAGCAGACCCCTGTTAGTTCATCACCAGCCACTCTCCTCATCACTAGAATAATGATGGTTTTCACAGCTGGGATGGCCCAGGCAGCTAGGTGGAAATAGCTACTGTTAGCCTCAATGGCTTCATGACCCCACTTCTTCCCAGCAGCCAGGAACCATGTCAGTGTCAGAATCACCCACCACAGAGAGCTAGCCATGCCAAAATAATACAGGATAAGAAAAACTATGGTGCAGCCAGTGCTTTCCAGACCCTCCTGGATGACATATAGCTGCCCACTGTCTCTGTCACAGGCTATGCTGTCGGCTCCAGCAAACATGCGGATTATGTAACCTACAGAGTATACACAGTAGCACATAGACAGGAAGATAATAGGCCTCTCTGGGTACTTGAAGCGCTGGGGATCTATGAGGAAAGTGAGGACAGTGAAAGCGCTGGAGAAGAAGCACACGATGGACCAGATAGCAATCCAGATGAAGGCAAATTTCTTGTCATCCTTGCTCCAATACACATCAACTCCAGAAGtgcacagaggggcacaggacgCACTTTTTTCCACGTGGTGAAACTTTCCTGCGTTCTCACAGATTGTTCTGCTTGGGATGTCCTTAGGCTGCGTATCATGGCCATTATTGGGTCTCTGGGGCCTAAATATCGGAGGAAGAATACTGGATCCTCTAGGGGTATCATCAGATCCATTGTTTGGGGCTTCCATGCACAGGTTGTTGGGATCGTTTTTGTTAGGCAATTTGCTGCAATCCAGAGAATCCGGCCACTTAAAATTGAACTGCTCCATAATAGGGGAGCATTTGTGTCTTGCCTGTTCACACATTACCCTGCAAGCAGGGATCGGGGTGGACACCTGCTCGGTGCACATTGGAGCATAGAGGGAGCACAAGAAGAACTTCAGATGAGTGTGACAGCCATACTCAACCAGCGGGGCAAACTCATGTAGCTGGATAGCTGCCTCTCTCTGGTTTTCATGTCCCATCAGGTTAGGCATCCTGGTCATGTTATAACCAATGTCCTTACACATAGGGATCTCTATAGCTTGACACTTATCATCACCATTCCGGTCTGTGTCTATGGAGCTGATCCCTGAGCACAGGCATattccaagcagtaaaagcagtGCGGATTTGGAGATCTGTGCTGTAATATCCATGCCTGTAGCTCACAGGGGAACAGTCCTTTAACGTTTAGTCACAGGCTGGGATAATACAGTGTGACGGAGACGGAAGTCAAAGCTGCATAACTCCTAGATAATGTACAGAGTGTCTATCCAGTCCCCGATGAAGGACCGGGCTAGCAGTGAATCAGCTCCAGTCTTGGGACCCGCAGCTGCAGGGATACCTTGGAGATGCCGGGAAGTTGAGGGAAGAGACTGGATTGTCGGTATTGTAGTTCGGGAGTGATCAGTATCCTCCCAGCGGTGTTTCTTCCACGCACATGTTCGTGGGCTGCTGTCTGTAGGAGCTAGATGTGCCAGGCTGTGCCTATATCCTTCTTCCCGGGTGAGACAACCAAGTGAATATGCTTCACTTCCCAGCGATCGGAGCTTGCAGTCTGCACTGATCCAGACACTCCTCCTCACTCCTCTCTCTGGAGCCTGAGCAGCTGTTTTGGGGGCTGTGCCccgggataaaaaaaaaaaaaacctgttggaGATCCGCCTTGCATACGACATCTACTTTGCATAAGAAAGGTGAAGCTGACACGTTGATTACTTTGCAATGGGTCGGAACGGCTCTAGTCCTCAAGCAGGACCCCTGCACAGAGCTGCGATCCCACACTTTCCCTGCTCCACCTCCTCCCTCCCCAGGGAAGTTTTTAAAGTGTCTACAAAGTAATCGCTCTCAAGTGCAGGTAGGAAGTGAGGGGGAGCAGGTAGTAGACTCAACTGTTTGTAAACAAAACACTTGGCTTTTGAACCTGTTTATTCTGTATTTGTTCACTGCCGGGGAACACAAAGACTTACAGTTTATTGCCACTATCAGAACTGACTTCAAGGGCTGTACATTCTCATTGTTTCCTCAGGAAACATTAAACGTACAAAGATGTAacacttatttttgtgtttttgaaactgGGATCATTTCTATTTGAGAGTTTAGGCAGGAGAAGAGTTAATGCACATGCACAGTTAAATAGACATATTAGTAAGGTAGAATGctaataatatttattcattttgtcTTTCTCTCTTTTGTCTGACACACCACGAACCCTTTCAGGACACAAAGAATTACGTATTGCATAGGAGCCAGCAGGGCACAttctgggagagagagaggtttaATTGCCCTACTGACCCAGTCTCGGAAGGTGGCTTCATCTATCACATATCATCTTTAGAAAAGCCACAGTTGCAGTTTCTCAGCCCCCCCAGAGCACATTGAATTAATTTGCAACATTATTATAAAGGAGTGTAGGGGACAGACTGATGAACTCACAAAGACTTGTCTAAAACATTCAGACTCCTCCTGCTGATACCCCTCCAGGAGGAAAGCTGTTGGTTTTCAGATAATAACAGTGTAATAGATGATGCAAGGGGTGGACAAACAGACTTCAAACTGGAAAAGTGCTGTTTGCCTGTGAAACAGGGGAGATGCTGACAATGTTTATTTAGATTGAAGTAAAGACCCTACCCCTTGCCAGAGAGGCCAACACTTATTAGTTACATCACTGGGACAAACATCAGCCTTTGCTGTTCAAAGACTCCCATTTGTAGTCAAACTAATCTTACACGATTATCTTAATTATCTCTCAATCTACCAGTGGTCACTTTGATTCAGAGTACATGCCCTCATTTTATAACCCTGCTTCTAGATAGAAAACacattaaaggtttttttttttaaagagaactCCTTTGAGctatagctactcccagtccaaCTTAAATGCACCCAACTGAatgtaatgtaaattaaaaatcattattttcaagtcatatatatatatatatatatatatatatatatatatatatatatatatattatatatatatatatatagtgatccaAAGTATGCACCTCGTAATTATTATTGGATTTATTTAGTATGTGATATACACTGTTAAGTTGTAAAGAGAAgtggtattattttttatttattcaaaataaCGTAATGCTGATCCAACAAGAGGGTTTAATTAATCTATTTCTCAAGCCTCTTTTCTGAAACCGAATACAGGAGTTAGGGAAACAAGTAAGTGGGGCAGTCCTGTATACCTAATACAAGAGAGGGGGCTGGAAGGCTCAGGGAGAAACGCTTTCCTGCGTGTGGGATTTAAGAAGAGCCGATCCGACTCCCCGCTGCTAGCCTTGGCTGCAGCCTGCCACCCCCCTCTGGCAAATGTTATGGAGAATTGGAAAGAATTTTATGGTTGCCTTTAGTATGTCTTTTGTCTTCTTTGAAGAATGACTTtggacattttatttacatatttaagcaCGGATGAAAGGGGAGAAAGAAAGCATTTACTTCGTTGTGGGAATAGCGATATGTTTAAATTAATGGGAAATCTTATTAGACCTTATACACTTCCAGCGTGgagaatttatatttttaatgaaactTTGCAATATTAAGCAGGATTTTCTAATAGCAACCCTTTGCTGCGTCCTAGAACGCAGATGCACTCGCTCCCACTCATAAATATTTGAAGAAGTGCCATTAATTGTTTATACCTCTAGGCCCTgaaaaatataactctcaatGAGAGAATATTTTACAAACTGAATATTTAATGAGGAATGTAAAAATTTAAACCGTAGCTAAATATTTTGTAGACATAATGCGGCAGTAGAATGTAATGTTCCTAGatcacaggcagacagacagtaAGTAACCCCTCCGATGCTTTAGATATGGATCTGAAGCATATAGCAAACTGATGTTTGTTCAGTGTGTGTTACAGTCAGGCTACATTTACACTGCTACAGCCAGGGTGTTGTGAGGAGGGATTAGTAACAAACCCCAGATCCCTGGAGAAGAAATATGTTGACACTTCCACATTAAAAGCAGAGTAAATCATGGTTTTGCAAAGTTACAAGTTAATTAAAACTGTCAAGGTCAGGGAAAATATTGTTTGGTAATTTGCACAAGAGGAGCTCTTGTTACAAAACAAACAAGGACATATGTGCTATAAGTTGTAAAACCCTCAATAAATACATGGAGTGCTTCTCAACTTTAAGGCTTTAATGATcagattaaataataattatcttCGCTTTGCCGGACAATGGGTCATTGACTGCACAACTTTGGTTCTCAAATATCTGCCTGACTGCCTTGTCTCAGCCAGAAAGCTGAAGATGTCTAATTGTCAATTGCTACATTTAGAAAGCAAATATTGTAGTATTTTAAGATGATAGAGCAACAACTTTATATAGATGTTTtgtaaagatgttttttttacactttaaaaaACCTTTCCATGTTTTGAAATCTGGAATGCTACAGGTTCAATTAGAATCTTTGGAGCTGCAATACTCTTCCTTTTGATGTGTGTttcatttgtatgtatttgtatgtatTCAATTAACAGACCAAACCAACATGTGTCCTCTAGTATACATACAGAATAGTCAAGACAAAACACACCAATATTTTAAATTCACTTAATACAATCATCTAGAATATTCCAAAGCTATTT
The Mixophyes fleayi isolate aMixFle1 chromosome 1, aMixFle1.hap1, whole genome shotgun sequence DNA segment above includes these coding regions:
- the FZD10 gene encoding frizzled-10, which translates into the protein MDITAQISKSALLLLLGICLCSGISSIDTDRNGDDKCQAIEIPMCKDIGYNMTRMPNLMGHENQREAAIQLHEFAPLVEYGCHTHLKFFLCSLYAPMCTEQVSTPIPACRVMCEQARHKCSPIMEQFNFKWPDSLDCSKLPNKNDPNNLCMEAPNNGSDDTPRGSSILPPIFRPQRPNNGHDTQPKDIPSRTICENAGKFHHVEKSASCAPLCTSGVDVYWSKDDKKFAFIWIAIWSIVCFFSSAFTVLTFLIDPQRFKYPERPIIFLSMCYCVYSVGYIIRMFAGADSIACDRDSGQLYVIQEGLESTGCTIVFLILYYFGMASSLWWVILTLTWFLAAGKKWGHEAIEANSSYFHLAAWAIPAVKTIIILVMRRVAGDELTGVCYVGSMDVNALTGFVLIPLACYLIIGTSFILSGFVALFHIRKVMKTGGENTDKLEKLMVRIGVFSVLYTVPATCVIACYFYERLNMDYWKILATQDKCKMNSQTKTLDCTMTNSIPAIEIFMVKIFMLLIVGITSGMWIWTSKTLQSWQNVFSKRLKKRSRRKPASVITSTGIYQKKQPQKIHHGKYESALQPPTCV